Proteins encoded in a region of the Anopheles ziemanni chromosome 2, idAnoZiCoDA_A2_x.2, whole genome shotgun sequence genome:
- the LOC131282777 gene encoding general transcription factor IIF subunit 2: protein MSKDGEAIRVDKELDLSNAGRGVWLVKVPKYMANKWEKAPGNIEVGKLKISKQVGQKAQVSLTLSDAVISIDPSEEIPRDHRLDVSVVTKQTLGVFSHAITTNREDPVPECEKQYMEGRIVQKLECRPYADNCYMKMKLESIRKASQPARQVKSLEKIVHNYKPVSDHKHNIEDRERKKAEGKKSRDDKNAVLDMLFNAFEKHQYYNIKDLVKITRQPISYLKEILKEVCDYNMKNPHKNMWELKKEYRHYKEDDKKDDDAPKDMSGSDSD, encoded by the coding sequence ATGTCGAAAGACGGTGAGGCTATTCGCGTCGACAAGGAGCTGGATCTATCCAACGCGGGCCGAGGCGTGTGGCTCGTGAAGGTACCGAAGTATATGGCTAACAAATGGGAAAAAGCGCCGGGCAACATCGAGGTGGGAAAGCTGAAAATTTCCAAACAGGTCGGCCAAAAGGCACAGGTTTCGCTCACGCTGTCCGATGCCGTGATAAGTATCGATCCGTCGGAGGAGATTCCGCGTGACCACCGGCTGGATGTGTCGGTCGTCACCAAACAAACGCTGGGTGTTTTCTCGCACGCCATCACAACCAATCGCGAGGATCCGGTGCCGGAGTGCGAGAAGCAGTACATGGAGGGCCGAATTGTGCAGAAGCTCGAGTGTCGTCCCTACGCCGACAACTGCTACATGAAGATGAAGCTGGAATCGATCCGAAAGGCATCTCAACCGGCCCGGCAGGTGAAATCGCTCGAGAAGATCGTACACAACTACAAACCGGTGTCGGACCACAAGCATAACATCGAGGACCGCGAGCGCAAGAAGGCGGAGGGCAAGAAGAGCCGTGATGACAAAAATGCCGTGCTCGATATGTTGTTCAACGCGTTCGAAAAGCACCAGTATTATAACATCAAGGACCTGGTCAAGATCACACGGCAGCCAATCAGCTATCTGAAGGAAATCCTCAAGGAGGTGTGCGACTACAACATGAAGAACCCGCACAAGAACATGTGGGAGCTGAAGAAGGAGTATCGGCACTACAAAGAGGACGACAAGAAGGACGACGACGCGCCGAAGGACATGTCGGGTAGTGATAGTGACTGA
- the LOC131282778 gene encoding ubiquitin thioesterase OTU1 has product MGFSVKLKTKSGQQHIVSKLTETTTVGDLKTRITELTNIPGDALHVVLGFPPFKPLDFSNEANPLPTVGISNGDTLIVEEKSLSAEERKQLEAAKRLEQDEKLAKELAAQGTENCGILLKKVVPADNSCLFTSIGFVLTGKVDPENSQYMRQIIAGTVNSDKQEYNEGILGRPNDEYCAWILQPEAWGGAIEVSILSAYHGIEFDVVDITNAIINRFGEDKQYGMRAFLLFDGIHYDPLYLESTNGEPPKTLFPIEDNLVYLQAEQLAKEAKSSRQYTDVNKFTLKCIDCDCFLKGQTEAQQHAQKTGHVNFGEV; this is encoded by the exons ATGGGGTTTTCAGTGAAGCTAAAAACCAAATCTGGCCAGCAGCACATTGTGAGCAAGCTGACAGAGACAACGACCGTCGGTGACCTCAAGACGAGAATCACCGAGCTGACCAACATTCCGGGTGATGCGCTGCACGTGGTGCTCGGTTTCCCCCCGTTCAAGCCGCTGGATTTTTCCAACGAAGCCAACCCTCTGCCAACCGTAGGCATCAGCAATGGGGATACGCTGATTGTTGAGGAAAAGTCGTTGAGCGCCGAAGAGCGAAAGCAGCTGGAGGCCGCCAAACGGCTGGAGCAGGACGAGAAGCTAGCGAAGGAACTGGCGGCGCAAGGCACGGAAAACTGTGGCATTCTGTTGAAGAAAGTGGTCCCGGCGGACAATTCATGCCTTTTCACTAGCATCG GCTTCGTGCTCACAGGGAAGGTGGATCCGGAAAATAGCCAGTACATGAGGCAAATCATTGCCGGAACGGTCAATTCGGATAAGCAAGAGTACAACGAAGGAATCCTTGGTCGACCAAACGATGAATACTGTGCCTGGATATTGCAGCCCGAGGCCTGGGGTGGAGCAATCGAAGTTTCGATCCTGTCCGCGTACCATGGCATCGAGTTCGATGTTGTCGACATCACAAACGCCATCATCAACCGGTTCGGTGAGGACAAGCAATACGGAATGCGAGCGTTTCTACTGTTCGATGGCATTCACTACGACCCTCTGTACCTGGAATCGACGAAC GGAGAGCCACCCAAGACTCTCTTTCCTATCGAAGACAACTTGGTGTATCTACAAGCGGAGCAGTTAGCCAAAGAAGCCAAGTCTTCACGCCAGTACACGGACGTGAACAAGTTCACCCTGAAGTGTATAGATTGCGACTGCTTCCTGAAGGGACAAACGGAGGCTCAACAGCATGCACAAAAGACCGGACACGTTAACTTCGGTGAAGTTTAG
- the LOC131294187 gene encoding uncharacterized protein LOC131294187 encodes MVDTRKQNASGPKPRKTLESVRQPSHDDDKTMIESSSVGSVERQHDNSTHNIEVSGCNSTLPYTDGDDLIDTDGSISEDCTDDDEPLVKEATPVSYQPEALPVPANRSKKTPSKQIATPKTPHQKQPPQPYTEASVNNEVEFPVACILIAILLIGCGYVVHYKVQKYFTKPPVIHEKCEEFYNLEKSYTNVKNTLWDALNVSFSRANNQKERREPGTFLFLHDGSIEMVDRFIETISKITAHCFGGTKPILLDRKYFQRADIQRDFGEFIPLQKAALQEQGIMVVRNLENIPPMAVQAFHSICDPEEPLVDRAVIYFTMDTSKVGGQMTHDSGRSATAEAEMLLYQMWKNVLKPEVLGPLVTRLTENVYRIV; translated from the exons ATGGTGGACACCAGGAAG CAAAATGCATCTGGTCCCAAGCCACGTAAAACCTTGGAAAGTGTGCGTCAACCATCCCATGATGACGACAAAACAATGATTGAGTCTTCTAGCGTCGG GTCAGTGGAAAGGCAGCATGATAACTCTACCCACAACATTGAAGTGAGCGGTTGTAATTCTACCTTACCGTACACGGATGGAGATGATCTGATTGATACTGATGGTTCAATTTCCGAAGATTGTACTGATGACGATGAACCACTTGTGAAAGAAGCCACACCTGTTTCATATCAGCCAGAGGCACTACCGGTGCCGGCCAACCGATCCAAAAAGACTCCATCGAAGCAGATCGCTACACCAAAAACCCCCCACCAAAAGCAACCACCACAACCATATACGGAAGCAAGTGTTAACAATGAAGTCGAATTTCCCGTTGCCTGCATTCTCATTGCTATTCTCCTAATCGGATGTGGGTATGTAGTCCATTATAAAGTGcagaaatattttacaaaaccaCCTGTCATTCACGAAAAGTGTGAGGAATTCTATAacctcgaaaaaagttacacAAATGTCAAAAACACTTTGTGGGATGCGCTTAATGTAAGCTTTAGCCGGGCAAACAATCAGAAGGAACGCCGTGAGCCTGGAACGTTTCTCTTCCTACACGACGGATCGATTGAAATGGTAGATCGTTTTATTGAAACCATAAGCAAAATAACAGCGCATTGCTTCGGCGGAACGAAACCGATCCTGCTAGACCGAAAGTACTTCCAGCGCGCCGACATTCAACGGGATTTTGGCGAGTTTATACCACTGCAAAAGGCCGCTTTGCAGGAGCAAGGTATCATGGTTGTACGCAACTTGGAGAACATACCACCGATGGCAGTACAAGCATTTCACAGCATCTGTGATCCGGAAGAACCGCTAGTGGATAGGGCAGTTATATATTTTACGATGGATACATCGAAAGTCGGTGGACAGATGACTCACGATAGCGGGCGGAGTGCCACAGCCGAGGCAGAAATGTTGTTATATCAAATGTGGAAGAATGTTCTTAAGCCGGAGGTGCTGGGTCCCCTTGTTACACGACTAACCGAAAATGTTTATCGcatcgtttga
- the LOC131281383 gene encoding protein Asterix, with protein sequence MTMLVDPRRPEKVQRYKPIDSANQGAGVGDDLMPDYMNILGMIFSMCGLMMKLKWCAWLALYCSCISFANSRISDDAKQVLSSFMLSVSAVVMSYLQNPTPMTPPWQSL encoded by the exons ATGACCATGCTCGTTGATCCTCGCCGACCGGAAAAGGTGCAGCGCTACAAACCGATCGACTCAGCCAACCAGGGGGCGGGAGTGGGTGATGATTTAATGCCGGATTATATGAATATCCTAG GCATGATATTCTCCATGTGCGGACTGATGATGAAGCTGAAATGGTGCGCCTGGCTGGCGCTCTACTGTTCCTGCATTAGTTTCGCTAATTCACGGATTTCAGACGATGCCAAGCAGGTCCTTTCTTCCTTTATGCTGAGCGTCAGCGCCGTCGTGATGTCGTACCTGCAGAACCCGACGCCAATGACACCGCCCTGGCAGTCGTTGTAG